In a single window of the Hippocampus zosterae strain Florida chromosome 6, ASM2543408v3, whole genome shotgun sequence genome:
- the plk2b gene encoding serine/threonine-protein kinase PLK2b — protein sequence MEVQSTTGLQQAKSGKMCESTPRSCEPRRKKAEERGSPSEMSRIITDPATGKCYCRGKVLGKGGFAKCYEMTDLSTSKVYAAKIIPHARVSKPHQREKIDREIELHRLLHHKHIVHFYHHFEDKDNIYILLEYCSRKSLAHILKARKVLTEPEVRYYLRQIVSGLKYLHEQEILHRDLKLGNFFVSESMELKVGDFGLAAKLEPAGNRRKTICGTPNYLSPEVLNKQGHGCESDIWALGCVMYTMLLGRPPFETTNLKETYRCIRDARYSLPSSLSPQAKQLIASLLAKAPEDRPDLEHILRHDFFTQGFSPERLSASCCHSAPDFHVSSPAKSFFKKAAAALFGGRRDKVKYYETLNKLTKEEEEIYKLQHDLERTVISQQQCKKTAENGSLLPPSAQSTVALATESRSLTTTRDTIRLIVRGSLGSCSSSSECLEYNTTGSVADTVAGVLRGCLESMPKADNIPQSATSCGLQWVTKWVDYSNKYGFGYQLSDHTVGVLFNNGTHMSLLPDRKTIHYYAELGQRSVFPTCEVPEHFVGQVTVLEYFSHYMEENLMDGGDLGSMTDAHMPRLYLLQWLKSDRALMMLFNDGTFQVNFYHDHTKIILCCQRDEYMLTYINEDRVSKTFKLSSLLASGCPADLRERMLYSLKMLLQRCS from the exons ATGGAAGTACAGAGCACTACCGGGCTTCAGCAAGCAAAGAGCGGCAAAATGTGCGAGTCGACGCCGAGGTCCTGCGAGCCTCGGCGGAAGAAAGCCGAGGAGCGCGGCTCTCCCTCAGAGATGTCTCGGATCATTACCGACCCGGCCACCGGCAAGTGCTACTGCCGGGGCAAAGTTCTGGGAAAG GGAGGCTTTGCCAAGTGCTACGAGATGACCGACCTCTCTACCAGCAAAGTTTACGCGGCCAAAATCATCCCGCATGCCCGCGTGTCTAAGCCGCACCAACGGGAGAAG ATTGACAGAGAAATCGAGCTGCACCGATTACTTCATCACAAGCACATCGTGCACTTTTATCACCATTTCGAAGACAAGGACAACATTTACATCTTGCTGGAGTACTGCAGCAGAAAA TCCTTAGCACACATCCTGAAGGCCCGCAAAGTGCTGACGGAGCCAGAGGTGCGCTACTACCTGCGACAGATCGTCTCTGGCCTCAAGTACCTGCACGAGCAGGAGATCCTGCACAGGGACCTCAAACTGG GTAATTTTTTCGTAAGTGAATCCATGGAGCTGAAGGTGGGCGACTTTGGTCTGGCAGCCAAACTGGAGCCGGCGGGGAACAGGAGGAAGACGATATGCGGGACCCCCAACTATCTTTCCCCCGAGGTGCTGAATAAGCAGGGCCACGGCTGTGAATCTGACATCTGGGCCCTTGGCTGTGTAAT GTACACCATGCTTTTGGGAAGGCCGCCGTTCGAAACCACCAATCTGAAAGAGACGTACCGGTGCATCCGCGACGCTCGCTACTCCTTGCCCTCCTCGCTGTCGCCGCAGGCCAAGCAGCTCATCGCCAGCCTGTTGGCCAAAGCGCCGGAAGACAGACCCGACCTGGAACACATCTTGAGACACGACTTCTTCACACAG GGCTTCAGTCCCGAGCGTTTGTCGGCGAGCTGTTGTCACTCCGCCCCTGATTTCCATGTTTCAAGTCCCGCCAAGAGCTTTTTCAAGAAAGCGGCAGCGGCCCTTTTTGGGGGCAGACGGGACAAGGTCAAATACTACGAGACTCTAA ACAAGTTAaccaaagaggaagaggagatcTACAAGCTGCAGCACGACCTGGAACGAACTGTCATCAGCCAGCAGCAGTGCAAAAAGACagctgag AATGGAAGTCTACTTCCGCCATCTGCCCAAAGTACCGTCGCCCTGGCAACGGAGAGCCGATCCCTGACGACGACGCGAGATACTATCCGGCTAATCGTCAGGGGCAGTCTGGGgagttgcagcagcagcagcgaat GTCTCGAGTACAACACCACGGGGAGCGTCGCCGACACGGTCGCCGGCGTGTTGAGGGGTTGCCTGGAGAGCATGCCTAAAG CCGACAACATTCCTCAGAGCGCGACTAGTTGCGGCCTTCAGTGGGTGACCAAGTGGGTGGACTATTCCAACAAGTACGGCTTTGGATACCAGTTGTCCGACCACACCGTGGGCGTTCTCTTCAACAATGGCACTCACATGAGCCTCCTGCCAGACAGAAA GACAATCCATTATTATGCAGAGTTGGGCCAGCGCTCGGTTTTCCCCACCTGCGAAGTTCCGGAACACTTTGTGGGCCAAGTGACCGTGCTCGAGTACTTTTCCCACTACATGGAGGAGAACCTCATGGAT GGCGGGGACCTGGGCAGTATGACGGATGCACACATGCCCAGACTCTATCTGCTCCAATGGCTCAAGTCGGACCGCGCCCTCATGATGCTCTTTAACGATGGCACTTTCCAG GTGAACTTTTACCACGACCACACCAAGATCATCCTCTGCTGCCAGAGGGACGAGTACATGCTGACCTACATCAACGAGGACCGCGTCTCGAAGACCTTCAAGCTCAGCTCGCTGCTGGCGTCCGGCTGCCCCGCCGACCTGCGCGAGCGCATGCTCTACTCGCTCAAAATGCTGCTGCAGAGGTGCAGCTAA